The window GGTGCCGCTGTCGGTGATTTTGCCGGCCTGCGATGGGGACGTGGTGGGGCAAGATGGGCAGTTGTTCTACGACGTGACGCGCCTGGCGCTGGGGCAAAATACCTGGGCCACCTCCGTCTGGTTAGAGCAAGCCAATCACAACTATTTCAACGAAACGTTGGCCGATGACGCCATGGGACGATGGGAAAGGCCAGACTGCGAACCGATTTTAACAGCGGCGGTGCAGCGCGACTGGTTGAACCGGTATACGACTGAGTTCCTGACGGCCGTTTTCGGCCAGAATCAGACCACGCGGGTAGATTTGCTGGCCCGCCTGGGCATGGACGTTACGGCGCCAGCAGTGACGGCCGTCACCGGGCTGCCGGCCCTTGTATCCGCCCTGTCGCCCGCCGACAACCGGCAAACGCTGCTGCTGCCGGCGGCGGCAGAGGAACTAACCACCCACCTGCTTGGTGGCGCTGTTGCCGCAGATGGGCTAGACACCCATTTCTGCCCGCAAGGCTTTTACAGTTCCGTTTCGCTGCCGGGCAGTGAACCGTGCCGCCGCAATTACGTCACCGTCCCCGGCCAGCCAGGCCATGTGGTGCTGAGTTGGGAAACAGCCGGCGCGGCGCTGCGCTTCGCCGTGCCGGCCGGGAATGGGGACTTGAGCGGTTACACGGCTCTGAGTTTACGCACGGCCGTTGACCCCGCCTCGCCGCTGAACCCGGCTGACGCGCCACAGGCTTTCAGCGTGCGCTTAACAGACAACAGCGGGGCCAGCGCCAGCGTAGCCACGCGCCCAGATGAACCGGCGCTGCGCTTCCCGCCCGGCGTCATGGTGGATGTCGCGGTGCAAGGAACAAACCAGACGTTCTCCGGCCTCGTGCCCCTGACCACCCTCCGCCTGCCGCTGAACGGCTTCGCCGGGGTAGACCTGAGCCAGATCCGCGAGATTGCCCTGGTGTTCGACCAAACGCCCAGCGGCGCGCTGTTCATGGCGGATGTAGAAGTGGTACGGCCGTCTAACGAGTAGTAATGTTCAGTACAATGCAAACCATGACTCTACCCAACTGGCTGCAAACCGTCCACCACGATGGTTCCGGCCGCTACGTCTCGACCCCGATTCCCCGGATCAACGAGCAAATCAGGCTGCGCCTGCGCGTGGGACAAGACGCGCCGCTGCGCCGCGTTTTCTTGCGCACCTTTCCCGATGGCGAACAAGCCCTGGGGCCCATGCTTCGCCGCGAAACCGAACTGCCATCTGTCTGGTGGGAAATCAGCACACCGGTGAATCAGCCCTATTTTCATTATCGCTTTGTGCTGGAGGCCGACGACGGCGTGTGGTTTTACACGGCCGTTGGCCCCACCGCCCACATCCCCTTAGACGCCACCGACTTCTGCCTGTTGGCCGATTATGAAACGCCTGGGTGGTTGGATACGGCCGTGTTCTACCAAATCTTCCCCGACCGCTTCCACAACGCCGACCCGGCCACCAACCCCCGGCCCGACGAGTACGAATTTAACGGCCGTCGCCCCCAGACCTACCCCTGGGGCGAACCACCGCCGCCCGACCAGCTTTTCCCACTGGTGTTTTATGGTGGTGATCTGCCCGGCATCAGTGACAAACTGGATTATTTGCAAGATTTGGGCGTTAACGCCCTGTATCTGACGCCGGTCTTCACCGCCCATTCCAACCACAAATACGACGTAGCCGACTACGCCCATGTTGACCCGCATTTCGGCGGCGATGCAGCGCTGGCTGCCCTACGCCAGGCGCTAAACGCCCGCGCCATGCGCTACATTCTGGACGTGGTCCCCAACCACTGCGGCTACTGGCATCCCTGGTTCCAGACCGCTCGCGCCAATCCCGCCGCCCCGGAAGCGGAATTTTTTACCTTCACCAACCATCCCGATGAATATGCTTCCTGGCTGGGGGTGTGGATATTGCCCAAGCTGAATTACCGCAGCGCGGAACTGCGCCGCCGGATGTATGAGGGAGAGACGGCCGTTTTCCGCCGCTGGCTGCGCCCACCCTTTGCCGCCGATGGCTGGCGCGTAGACGTCGCCAACATGCTCGGCCGGCAGGGCGAGACGCAAATCGGCCAGGAAGTGGTACAGGGCATCCGCCGCGCCGTCAAAGAAACCCGCCCAGATGCCTATTTGATGGGCGAAAACTTCTTCGACGCTACCACCACGCTGCAAGGCGACCAGTGGGACGGCGTGATGAACTACACCGGGTTGGCAACGCCTCTGCTGGCCTGGCTGACCGACTACAAACAAGGGGCGCATGGCCTGGCCGAATCTATCACTTCGCCCACGCCCTGGCCGACGGCCGCGTTGGCCGCTACCTGGCAGCATTATCTGGCCCACATTCCCTGGGTAATCGCCCGACAGCAGTTCAACGTCCTCAACAGCCACGATACGCCGCGCTTACGCACGCAGTTACAGGGCAATGTGGCGCTGCACCGGCTGGCGGTAATGGCGCAGTTCACCTTCCCCGGCGTGCCCTGCGTCTATTACGGCGACGAAATCGGCATGGCCGACACGCCAGAATTGGCTTCACGCGGCTGCATGGTGTGGGATGAGGCGGCCTGGGACCACGAGATGCGCGCTTTTTACCAGGAGCTGATGCGGCTGCGGCGCGAATCGGCCGCGCTGCAAAACGGCGGCTTCCAGATTTTGGCAGTGGAGGATGATTTGTTGGCGTATCAGCGAGAGGGGGTGAACGGCCGTTTCCTCATCATCCTCCAGCGCAGCCAGAGGCCACGACCGGCCGGCGGGCTGCCCATCGCCCACGGTGGCCTGGACAACGGCGCGTCGTTCATCGAACACTTTACCGGGCAGGCGGCTGTGGTGGCCGACGGACATCTCATGCTTGATGCGCTGCCCCAGGGCGCAACCCTGTGGCGCTGCGGCGACATTTGACGCCTTTTTCATTTGTCAATTAGGCAATTGTCTACTATCATCCTCTCATTTCCGGTGAACAAAAGAGCTGCATGGATTCGCGTCGTCGTACAATTATTATCCTGGCTGGGATCGCTTTACTGACATTGCCATTCTACTGTTTGGGGATTGCGGGTCTAACGTTAGCCCCGCCAGGTGGCCTTCAGAGCCTGCCGCCGACATTGCCGGCGGTTGTATCGCCCACCCCAACCAGCACACTGTTTAGCACGGCAACGGCCGTTGCCAGCCTCACCCCACCGACCACCGTCACGCCCGGCACGGCCACCGCCACGCTGCTGCCCACACCCACCCAATTCCTCACGCCCACGGCGCTGCCAACCGGGACGGCCACCACCACCCCCACGACCACGGCCACACCGACGGCCACCGAAACGGCCACAGCCACCGGCACGCCAACCCTTACGCCCACAGCTACCGAGACGGCCAGCCCCACCGCCACGCAGACAGAAACGGCTACGGCTGCGCCCACAGAAACAGCAACAACGACGCCAACGCCGGAAACGCCCACATCCACCCCTATCCCACCGACGGAAACGCCCAGCGAAACACCTACCGAAACCGTCACGTCAACCCCAGAGAGTTAACCTTAGAGAGAATTCATGGACACGTTCAAATTATTAAAAACCTTATGCGAGACCGACGCGCCATCCGGTTATGAGGCGCAAATCGCCCCCATCGTGCAAGAGTTATGGGAGCCATACACCGACGCTGTCACCACCGACCGGGTAGGCAGCCTGATAGCCATTAAACACGGCCGTGCCCCCGAACCCCGCCCCCGTCTGCTGTTAGCCGCCCACATGGACGAAATTGGCCTGATGGTGACCCAGGTTGTCGAGCAGGGCGGCAATGGTTTTCTGCGCGTCACCAACGTCGGCGGCATAGACCGGCGGCAGGTCTATGCGCAGTTGGTGACGGTACACGGCCGTAAAGAACTGCCCGGCGTCATTGGCTGCCTGCCCCCCCACCTGCTGCCCGATGACCGCAGCGACAAAGCCTACGGCTATGAAGACCTGGTCATAGACCTGGGTTTACCGCTGGCCGAAGTGGCCGCCAACGTCGCCATCGGCGATTATGTCAGTTTCCGCCAGCCGCTGCGCAAATTGTTGGGCCAGCGAGTCAGCGGCAAAGCGCTGGACAACCGCGCTTCGGTGGCCGCCGTCACCATTTGCCTGGAGTATTTGCACGGCCGTACTCACGATTGGGACGTAGTCGCCGTGGCTACCGCCCAGGAGGAAACCCGCCTGCTGGGCGCCTACACCAGCGCCTTCAGCCAGCGGCCAGACGCGGCCATCGCCATAGACGTCACCTTTGGCAAAGGCCCTGCCACCAACGACGAGAACACCTTTGAACTAGGCAGCGGGCCAACCCTGGACATTGGCCCCAACGTCCATCCCGGCATCTACAAAGCGCTGCAAGAAGCCGCCGAAAGCCTGGAAATGAACGTCAACACCGGGACCCACAGCCGTTACAGCGGCACAGACGCCTTCGGCCTGCAAATTGCTCGTGACGGCATCCCTACCGGTCTGGTAGGTATTCCGCTGCGCTACATGCACACCGTTGTCGAATCAGTAGACATAAAAGATGTCGAGCGCACCGGTCGGCTGTTGGGCGAATTCATCATCCGCCTCGACACCGAATTTATCCCCAAAATTACGGCGGCCATGATGGAGGAAGACAAATCGTGAACGAACTGCTGAAAAATCTCACCGAAGCTGTCGGCGTCGCCAATGATGAAAAAGAAGTGCGGCGGCTCATCCGCGATCTCATCGCCGACTATGTGGACGAGTGGCACGTAGACGCACTGGGCAACTTGCTGGCCCTGAAAAAAGGGACGGGCGCATCGCCGCTGCGCATTCTGGTGGACGCCCACATGGACGAAGTGGGGTTGATGATCACCGACGTGGAAAGCAACGGCACGTTTAAGTTTGAGGGGGTAGGCGGCTTTAATGACCGCACATTGTTGGGCAAAATGGTGCAGATCGGGCCTGGCAAGGTCATTGGCGTCATCGGCGCGCGCCCAGTCCACCTGCTGAAAGCCGACCAGTACCACAGTGTGGTAAAAATAGACGCGATGCGCATTGACATCGGCGCCAAAAACAAAGAAGCGGCCAACGGCAAGGTGAAGGTGGGCGATTATGCCGCCTTTGTGACAGAGTATGAGGAGTTGGGCCGCACGGCCGTTGGTAAGGCATTCGATAATCGGGCCGGCTGCGCCGCATTGGTGGAACTGCTGCGGGCACGGCCGTATCCTTTCGACCTGTACGCTTCCTTTTCTGTGCAAGAAGAAGTGGGGCTGCGCGGCGCGCAAGTGGCTGCCTACAGCGTCAACCCAGACGCCGCCCTGGTGTTGGAATGCACCCCGGCCTACGATTTACCCAATGACAACGATGTCAGCCCCAACGTGGCGCTGGGCAAAGGACCGTCTATTTATGTGATGGACAGCGTGACCATTCAGGACCCGCGCCTGGTGTCGCACATCACGCGCACGGCCGCCGCCAACAACATCCCCTTCCAGATTCGGCAGCCGGGCGGTGGCGGGACCAATACGGCCGTCATTCAAAAAACGCGCGCCGGCATTCCCGCGGCCACCATCGCCGTGCCTGGCCGCCACGCCCACACCCCCACCATGATGATCAACCTGGACGATTATGCCAACGTCGTCAAACTGGCCGAGGCCACCTTACGCAGCCTGACGCCGAACCTGATACAACGCAGTTGAGTGCGGAGTAAAACAGCAGACCACACCATCTCTACACTCTATCCTTCTGGAGGAACAAATGAACGAACTAATCAAAAAACTGGTAGAAGCCTATGGCCCTTCGGGATTTGAAGATGGGCTGCGCGATTTGATCCGGCCGGAAATCGAAGCCTATGCCGATGAAATCCGGGTGGACGCTCTGGGAAACCTGATCGCCACCAAAAAAGGGGATGGCAGCGGCCTGAAAGTAATGATTGCCGCCCACATGGACGAGATTGGGGTGATGGCGACGCACATCACCAAAGAGGGTTTTCTACGCTTCACCAACATTGGCGGCGTGCTGCCACACAACCTGATGGGCAGCCGGGTGCAGTTTGCCAACGGGGTGATCGGCGTCATTGGCAGCGACCGCATTGACGACCGGGGCAAAATTCATCCGCTGAACAAACATTACATTGACGTAGGCGCCAGCAGCCCGGAAGATTGTCCGGTGGCTGTAGGGGACGCGGCGGGGTTTGTACGGCCGTTCCAGTCCCAGGGCAGCCGCCTCACATCCAAAGCCATGGACGACCGTATTGGCTGCGCTGTCGCCATTGAGACCCTGAAACGCCTTCACAGCACACCCCACGAGGTCCACTTTGCGTTCACCGTGCAAGAAGAGGTGGGCATACGCGGAGCCACCACCGCCGCCAATCACCTGGACCCCGACGTTGGTATTGCCCTGGACGTTACCCTGACCGGCGACATGCCCGAAGCCCGCCCCATGGCCATCAGCCTGGGCAAAGGCGCCGCTATCAAAGTCAAAGACAGCGGCATGATCGCCCACGCCGGCCTGGTACGCCTGATGAAACAACGCGCCGAAGCGGCCAACATCCCCTACCAGCTAGAAGTGTTAGATGGCGGCACCACCGACGCCCGCTCGATGCAAATTGCCAACGGTGGCGTGGCGGCCGGCTGCATCTCCATCCCCTGCCGCTACGTCCACTCACAAAGCGAAACCGTAGACGCCAACGACGTGGAAAGCTGCGTGCGCCTGTTGATAGAGATTTTAGCCAACCCCATCACGTATTGAAATGAAAACGTCAAACGTCCGAAGAAGGTCGGACGTTTGACGTTTGATCCATTGCCCACGACGGCCCACTTAGCGCAAAAAACGCGCTCCCAACCAAAACAACGTCATCGTCGGAATCACCTGCGTGAAGGGCAGCAGCCCTTCCACGGCCGCAAACCCCCGCAGCGCCTTCAGCCCCAGCCGGTCCAAAATGATCCAGGCGAACGGGGCCGACAAAAAATCCAGCCCAAAATCCAACAGGTCAATTAGCAGCACCACCACAAAGGGCGTATGGCGCAGCGTCTCCGTAAAATCGGCGTCGGGCGGCACGTCAATGCGCCGCACCATCAGCCCCACATAAACCAGCAGCATCAAAGCCAGCATCAGGGCGCAGCCCATCGCGCCCGCCAGATAAAGCCCAATTGTTTGTAACAAGTCTGTATTCATAGATTTGTGAAGGAGGTTTACTCGTTAGCGGATTGGTTTGTTGGCTAATTAACCAGCCAACACCGCCAACTAGCTAACCCCACCAACCCCTCTACCCAACCAGCACAGCCCAGGCAAAGATAATGATGATAAATAAGCCAGCAACCAATTGAATGGCCGTGGCGATACCCCATCCGGCCAACCCGCCTTTGCTGGCGCGCCAGGCGGCTTCCCAGTCGCGCCGTTTGTGGTATTCGCCCAACAGCACACCCAGCGCGTAGCCAATGATCGTGCCAAAGATGGGGATCGGGATGAGAAAAGACCCCAGGATGGCCCCCAGAAGCCCGGTGAGGATGGTGCGCTTGGCTGCCCCCACTTTGCGCGCCCCAAATATAGGCAGCCAGATGTCCGACAACCCGGCAAAGATCACCACCAGGAGATAAACACAAACGTGCCAATGCTGAGGGTTGCAAAGCCATCACGCCAGGCGTAAACGGCCACCCCCAACCAGATCATGAAGATGCCGGGCAAAATGGGCACGATAACCCCTATTAAGCCGACAATCATCAACAGAACGATAATGCCAAAAAATAATGAATCAGCAATGAGTGCCAAACGATATACTCCTGTAGAGATCGCCAGAGATAGAGTTAGAGAATTGAGCAGGGTCTTCTACACTCTACACTCCAAACCTATACGTATAGTTGGCTAAAGTGTTTTATAGGCGTGTAAGAAGCGGTTGAAGACGCCGGAAAGATAGGGGCGAAAGTGGATGATAGAGTGGAACACAGTTCCGGCCAACTGCTCATCACTCATGTGGTTGATTTTTTGCCAGGTGTATTTATTGGGCATGTCGGAAAACCAATTGGCGAAATGAGGCAGCCAACTGGAAAGAACGTGCCAACAATGGGCGGCAGGTAAAGCCTGGCGTATCGCCCGCGCATCGAACTCTGCCCCCAGGCGCGCCGACATGGTGAGCAGATAACTATCTATCATTGTCTCGTCGGTGATGTATCGCTCGGGCCGGATGATGATTTGCGAGCGGTTGTCATTCTCATAGAGCAGGTCAAACTGCTCCATGAAGCTGACCACATCTATCAGGCCGGGGCCAATGCGCAGATCGTGCCAATCTAGCAGGCGGTAATCACCCATGAGGGAGAGATGCCAATGGTGGGCGTGGGGATTGCCATGAAAGAGGGTGGATGGCAGCCGCTTGAGCGGCTGTAGCATGGGAACCGGGTCGTCTAACAGGTCGGCTACGGCGTCCATATGGCTTTCGCCCAAGATACCAGGCCAGCCACCCAGGCTGCGAATTACCGTCAGGCCATTGGCGGCGGAGAGCAGGGTGGGGGCCAGACGGCCGCCGTTGTGGATGGCGTGCTGTGAAAGAATGGCGGCCGGGCCTTGTTCAAAGTAAACGGCCTGGTTGCGCCGCAGTTCTTCCCAGGTGTATTCTTTGCCTTCGATGAAGTGGGGCAGTTTCAGCCGCAGCAAATCTTCTTCACGCTGCCAGAAGAAGGCGTGCAGACCGGCCATTTGTTCAACGAGGGCTTCCGCGTCGGTGGGCGTCCAGGCAGCGGCGGGATAGTCGTTGGGCACGTCTTCCAGAACCAGCCAACCATGGTCGTGGTCCAGGTGGGCGAATAGGCAGCGCGGGGTGAGGTCTGGCAGGTGGTCGCTTAGTTCCTGAAAAAAGATGGTCTCTTCGCGGTTGGTGAGTTTGCCGATGAAGGTGATGGGGTCGGGGTAGTCTTCGAGGGTGAGGATGTAGCGGTTGACGTGGCGCTGATAATGGCCTTTGGGAGAGATGCGGATGGGTTCGGCGGTTACGGCCGTTACCACCACCGCCTCATCCTCTAAGTCCATCCGCAGCAGGGCCGTCCATGCGGCCGGGTCCCGTTTTTGTAACTGAACGACATCTACTTGTGATTGCTTCATCGTGAGCGGATTGTAAAGCGGAACGGCCGTGCTGACAAGCGGCGCTCTCACTGAGGCAGGTGGTGGCGTCCAGGAACAACAAAGGGTTCTTCCCTACGACATGGAGTTACTCACCATACCGCAAGGCGGCCGGCAGCGTAATCATAAACTCCGCCCCACCCTCCGGCCGGTTCGTCACCGCCACCGACCCATTATGCGCCCGCGCAATGCCCCACACGGCCGAAAGCCCCACACCCGATCCCGGCTGCATCTTGGCCGCTGCCCCCCGATAATACTTGTCAAAAATATGCGGCAGGTCAGCCTCAGGAATGCCAGGCCCCTCGTCCAACACCCGAATCAGCACACCCTCGTCAGAATAATTCACCAGCACGGCCAGTTCTGTATGACGCGGCGAATACTTAATGCCATTTTCCACCAGGTTCAGCAACATGTGATACAAACGGTTTTCATCAGCCAAAATGGGATAAGGCTGGCCGCTAATGGTCGGCCGCAGCGTCATGGATTTGTGCAGCGCCGCCCCCGACATATCTTTCAGAACCCGACTAACCACCTCGGTAAAATCACAGGGTTGGCGCACCAATTGCATGGCGGCTTCCTGCGTCAACGGGTCCAACAATTGGGCGATCATCTCCAACATGCGGTCTACGGCCACGCCGATCTGGTTCAGATAACGTTCTGATCGCTGATCCAACTGCACGGTTCGCTCCAACAGCGCCTTCCAGCCGGTGATGGCCGTCAATGGATTTTTCAGGTCATGGGAGAGCATGTGGAAAAAGTCTGAACGGTCGGCTTCTAACTGCTTGACGTAGGTAATATCTTGCATCACGGCGATGGTGCC of the Candidatus Leptovillus gracilis genome contains:
- a CDS encoding maltodextrin glucosidase, with protein sequence MTLPNWLQTVHHDGSGRYVSTPIPRINEQIRLRLRVGQDAPLRRVFLRTFPDGEQALGPMLRRETELPSVWWEISTPVNQPYFHYRFVLEADDGVWFYTAVGPTAHIPLDATDFCLLADYETPGWLDTAVFYQIFPDRFHNADPATNPRPDEYEFNGRRPQTYPWGEPPPPDQLFPLVFYGGDLPGISDKLDYLQDLGVNALYLTPVFTAHSNHKYDVADYAHVDPHFGGDAALAALRQALNARAMRYILDVVPNHCGYWHPWFQTARANPAAPEAEFFTFTNHPDEYASWLGVWILPKLNYRSAELRRRMYEGETAVFRRWLRPPFAADGWRVDVANMLGRQGETQIGQEVVQGIRRAVKETRPDAYLMGENFFDATTTLQGDQWDGVMNYTGLATPLLAWLTDYKQGAHGLAESITSPTPWPTAALAATWQHYLAHIPWVIARQQFNVLNSHDTPRLRTQLQGNVALHRLAVMAQFTFPGVPCVYYGDEIGMADTPELASRGCMVWDEAAWDHEMRAFYQELMRLRRESAALQNGGFQILAVEDDLLAYQREGVNGRFLIILQRSQRPRPAGGLPIAHGGLDNGASFIEHFTGQAAVVADGHLMLDALPQGATLWRCGDI
- a CDS encoding M20/M25/M40 family metallo-hydrolase, coding for MDTFKLLKTLCETDAPSGYEAQIAPIVQELWEPYTDAVTTDRVGSLIAIKHGRAPEPRPRLLLAAHMDEIGLMVTQVVEQGGNGFLRVTNVGGIDRRQVYAQLVTVHGRKELPGVIGCLPPHLLPDDRSDKAYGYEDLVIDLGLPLAEVAANVAIGDYVSFRQPLRKLLGQRVSGKALDNRASVAAVTICLEYLHGRTHDWDVVAVATAQEETRLLGAYTSAFSQRPDAAIAIDVTFGKGPATNDENTFELGSGPTLDIGPNVHPGIYKALQEAAESLEMNVNTGTHSRYSGTDAFGLQIARDGIPTGLVGIPLRYMHTVVESVDIKDVERTGRLLGEFIIRLDTEFIPKITAAMMEEDKS
- a CDS encoding M42 family metallopeptidase, with the translated sequence MNELLKNLTEAVGVANDEKEVRRLIRDLIADYVDEWHVDALGNLLALKKGTGASPLRILVDAHMDEVGLMITDVESNGTFKFEGVGGFNDRTLLGKMVQIGPGKVIGVIGARPVHLLKADQYHSVVKIDAMRIDIGAKNKEAANGKVKVGDYAAFVTEYEELGRTAVGKAFDNRAGCAALVELLRARPYPFDLYASFSVQEEVGLRGAQVAAYSVNPDAALVLECTPAYDLPNDNDVSPNVALGKGPSIYVMDSVTIQDPRLVSHITRTAAANNIPFQIRQPGGGGTNTAVIQKTRAGIPAATIAVPGRHAHTPTMMINLDDYANVVKLAEATLRSLTPNLIQRS
- a CDS encoding M42 family metallopeptidase → MNELIKKLVEAYGPSGFEDGLRDLIRPEIEAYADEIRVDALGNLIATKKGDGSGLKVMIAAHMDEIGVMATHITKEGFLRFTNIGGVLPHNLMGSRVQFANGVIGVIGSDRIDDRGKIHPLNKHYIDVGASSPEDCPVAVGDAAGFVRPFQSQGSRLTSKAMDDRIGCAVAIETLKRLHSTPHEVHFAFTVQEEVGIRGATTAANHLDPDVGIALDVTLTGDMPEARPMAISLGKGAAIKVKDSGMIAHAGLVRLMKQRAEAANIPYQLEVLDGGTTDARSMQIANGGVAAGCISIPCRYVHSQSETVDANDVESCVRLLIEILANPITY
- a CDS encoding DUF456 domain-containing protein, producing MVIFAGLSDIWLPIFGARKVGAAKRTILTGLLGAILGSFLIPIPIFGTIIGYALGVLLGEYHKRRDWEAAWRASKGGLAGWGIATAIQLVAGLFIIIIFAWAVLVG